From the genome of Vigna angularis cultivar LongXiaoDou No.4 chromosome 11, ASM1680809v1, whole genome shotgun sequence, one region includes:
- the LOC108334327 gene encoding uncharacterized protein LOC108334327, translated as MANGKVVTPNWFQKKVTDPLLAIIRRGAEPNQLAFSAALGLTLGVFPICGVTVFLCGVAIALLGRLCHAPTVMLANFIATPIELSLVVPFLRFGEVITGGSHFPLTSDALKKVFTGEASHEVLISIAHALLGWLAASPIILGTLFLVLLPIFKILVRKFSSPSSPKKPLHPNSEIKLKELGSLEREPLMKSKLTD; from the exons ATGGCCAATGGGAAAGTGGTAACACCCAATTGGTTCCAAAAGAAGGTCACCGATCCCCTTCTCGCCATTATCCGCAG AGGAGCTGAACCAAACCAGTTGGCTTTTTCTGCTGCCCTTGGTCTTACATTGGGAGTGTTTCCTATATGTG gCGTCACTGTATTCCTCTGTGGGGTGGCTATTGCGTTGCTTGGACGACTTTGCCATGCTCCAACTGTGATGCTAGCGAACTTCATTGCTACTCCAATAGAGTTGAG TTTGGTTGTACCCTTTTTACGCTTTGGAGAAGTTATCACTGGTGGATCTCATTTCCCTTTAACATCTGATGCTTTAAAGAAAGTCTTTACTGGCGAAGCCTCACATGAAGTCCTAATAAGTATTGCCCATGCG TTATTAGGGTGGCTTGCTGCTTCACCGATCATTTTGGGTACACTATTCTTAGTACTTTTGCCGATCTTCAAAATTCTGGTTCGTAAATTCTCAAGTCCTTCAAGTCCAAAGAAGCCTCTCCATCCAAACTCAGAAATAAAGCTGAAG GAACTTGGTTCACTCGAACGAGAACCCCTGATGAAGTCCAAGCTTACGGATTAA